In the Clostridium cellulovorans 743B genome, GGTATACCTAGATACATTAAAACAATAGAGTTAAACAACACGTTAGCAATAGTATATGAACGTGCATATGGGAGAACACTGGCAGAAATTTTAATAGAAACCACTGATAAATCAAATATAGCAGCAAATTTTGCGAGAGTACATTATGAAATTAACCAATGCTATATAGATAATTTACCTACACAGAATAGTATGTTTCATTGGCGGATTTCAAGAATGAGAAACAACTTAGAAAAAGATATTAAAAAGGTGGAAGAGTTAATTAATAGTATACCTATTGAAAATAAACTTTGCCATGGAGACTTTCATCCCTTAAATATCCTTGTAGATTGTGATAAATATATTATACTTGACTGGAATGGCTGCTGCTCAGGAAACCCAATGCTAGATGTTGGTTGGAGTTATTTAACACTAAATTCACCCTCCATTGAGGCAATATATGGAGAAAATATGGCGAATATAACTAAGGAATTTTCAAATGAATACTTAAAATATTATTGCCAATACGCAAATATTGATAAGCATGAAATACTGAAATACTTACCACTTGCTGCTATTCGTAGGCTAGATGATAATCTATCATGTGAAACTGACAATTCAAAATACGAAAATAATTGGTTAAAGAATGTGATTTTTGAAAATTTATAAATGGGTAGCATTAAGGCATATTTTAAGACACTTATCCACTGTATACTATTTTATAATCATAATATTAGTACATAATGTTCTTTTATTGAGCATTATAGGTGGATATATTTCAACACTATATTAAAATATAGACTTTGTTTAATATCAAAAATGATTTTAAGTTTCTTCATATTAACTACACAATATTTAGATAATATATAAGTGTTTCAATTTGAAGACCTACGAGGATTTCTATTGAAACAACTAATTTGTATTAAAAGGAGTTGTAACTATATGAAAAAAACAAAGAAAATCGTTGCGCTAATATTTTCAGCAGTTTTAGCTATATCCGTTACAGGGTGCAGTAGAAGTAAAACAGGAAGTGAAAAAGCTGACAATGCCCTTAACGCTTTCAATGAAATTACTAAAGCATATCCAGAAAATATGAGTTTTCATAATGCATTACAGCATTGGGGTTTTAGCGTTGATACAGGAGAAAAATTTGAGTGGAGCAAAGATATGTCAGCAAATAAAGCAGACTTTGCAATGGTAATGTTAGCAGATCCACTTGTTGAGGCTGGCCTTGATATAGAGAAACTTGATAAAGAACAATGGCTTTACGAACCAGCTGGTAAAGGTGAAAAAGGAGAAGACTTGCCAAATAGGTTAATTAAGCCGTATAATGTAAGTGATAAAAAGCAAAATTCAAATGGAGCATCAGATGCTATGAGAAGAGTTCTTAAAGCAGATAATGAAATGATAGACTATCATGAGGAGCAAAAGCATTATTCTTTAACTTTAGGAGAAGGTAATCAAGTTCAATGGACTGAAGAACTTGGATTAAACAATGCGGATATGATTTTTGCCTTAGAAGCAGCACCTTTAGTAGAAGCTGGTTTAGATATAACAAAGCTTGAAGGAACAGGCTGGGTATTTAAAGAAGCCACTGAAGATGATATGGGGATGGGCAAGACTCCAGACCAGATAGTTAAAATATTTGACATAAAAAAATAAATTTTTTTATAGAATACCCACCCCCTCGGGGTGGGTGAGAATAAAATTTTATAAAAGAAATGAAATATTTTTTATTAAAGAGGTGAGGAAGTTAAGTAAAATTTTCATAGATTACCACCCCCAAGGTGTGGGGTGAATAAAGTTTTACAAAAGAAATAAAATATTTTTTATTAGAGAGGTGAAGATATTGGATAAAAGTTTTAAGATAGAAGGCATGACCTGCGCTGCTTGTGCAAAAGCGGTAGAACGAGTATCAAAAAAATTGCCTGGTGTTACTGAAGCTAGTGTAAATTTTGCAACGGAAAAACTCAATATTAGCTTTGAGGATTCAAAGGTATCAGTTCCAGATATCCAAGCAGCTATTGAGAAAGCAGGTTATAAGGCGATAATTGAGTCAAAAAAGAAAACCTTAAATATTGAAGGAATGACTTGCGCAGCTTGTGCTAAAAATATTGAAAGAGTTACAAAAAAACTCGATGGAGTTATTGAATCAGAAGTGAATTTCGCTACAGAGAAATTAAACATAAGCTATGACTCTTCAAAGGTAAGAGTTTCTGAGATAAAGAAAGTTATAGAAAAAGCTGGATACAAGGCCATAGAAGAAGAAACTTCTGTGGATACAGATAAAGAGAGAAAAGAAAAAGAGATAAAACTTTTATGGAGAAAATTTGTTATGGCAGCAGTTTTCACTGTGCCACTACTTATTATAACTATGGGTCATATGTTTGGTTATCTTATTGGGTTTAACCTTCCACAATTTATTGATCCAATGATAAATCCAAAAACTTTTGCAATAGTTCAAATTGTATTGTGTTTACCAGTTATGGTGGCAGGCTATAAATTTTTCACAGTAGGTTTTAAGTCTCTGATTAGAAGAAGTCCTAATATGGATTCGCTAATTGCAATGGGGACTTCCGCTGCTTTCTTCTATGGTATTTATGCTACCTTTGAGATATTTAGAGGCAATATAGATTATGCTTATGATTTGTATTTTGAATCAGCGGCAGTTATTATAACATTAATTTCTCTTGGAAAATATCTAGAGGCAGTGACAAAAGGCAAAACCTCTGAGGCTATAAAAACCCTTATGGGACTTGCTCCAAAAACAGCTATTGTGCTTAGAGATGGAAAAGAAATTGAAACTGCTATTGAAGAAGTTGAAGTTGGCGATATTATCATAGTGAAACCAGGGGAAAGGATGCCTGTAGATGGTGAAGTAATAGAAGGTATCACCTCTGTAGATGAATCTATGCTTACAGGAGAAAGTATACCTGTAGAAAAGACCATAGGTGATAAGATAATAGGAGCAAGTATCAATAAAAATGGAACTATAAAATATAAAGCTACAAAGGTTGGTAAGGATACAGCTTTAGCTCAAATTATAAAATTAGTTGAAGATGCCCAAGGTTCAAAGGCTCCAATTGCCAAAATGGCTGATATAATTTCAGGATACTTTGTACCAGTGGTTATGGCTATAGCTCTTCTTTCAGCTCTAGGATGGTACTTTATAGGTGAAGAAACAGGAATTTTTGCTTTAACAATATTTATATCCGTTCTTGTAATTGCTTGCCCTTGTGCTTTAGGATTGGCTACACCAACAGCTATTATGGTGGGTACTGGTAAGGGTGCAGAATATGGGGTTCTAATAAAGAGTGGAATAGCCCTTGAAACATCTCACAAAATAAATACAATAGTCTTTGATAAAACTGGAACAATTACCGAGGGTAAGCCAGTTGTAACAGATGTAATTACTGCTGAGAATATCGATGAAAAATATTTATTACAATTAGCTGCTTCAGCAGAAAAGGGTTCAGAGCATCCTTTAGGAGAAGCAATTGTAAAAGGTGCAGAAGAAATGGGCTTAGAAATTTTAAAGCTAGATTTCTTTAAAGCTATACCAGGACACGGAATCGAAGTTAAGATAGATGGAAAAGATATTTTACTTGGAAATAGAAAGCTTATGGTTGATAGAAATATTTCTTTTGATAATTTAGAAGAAAAATCTCATAGTCTTGCAAATGAAGGTAAGACACCAATGTATGTAGCTATTGATAATAAAATTGCTGGTATAGTTGCTGTTGCCGATACTGTTAAGGAAAATAGTAAGAAAGCAATTGAGAAGCTTCATAAGATGGGGATAGAGGTAGCTATGCTTACTGGTGACAATAAAAAAACCGCTGAAGCTATTGCAAAACAAGTTGGTATCGATAGGATTCTTGCCGAAGTTCTTCCTCAAGATAAGGCTAATGAAGTTAAAAAGATTCAAGGCGAAGGAAAAAAAGTTGCAATGGTAGGTGATGGTATAAACGATGCGCCAGCTCTTGCACAAGCAGATATAGGCATCGCTATTGGTTCAGGAACAGATGTGGCTATGGAATCAGCGGATATAGTTCTTATGAGAAGTGATTTAATGGATGTGCCAACAGCTATTGAGTTAAGTAAAAAAACAATTCTAAATATTAAAGAAAACTTGGCTTGGGCTTTTGGTTATAATATATTAGGAATTCCAGTAGCCATGGGAATACTATATATCTTTGGAGGACCTCTATTAAACCCAATTATCGCAGCAGCTGCTATGAGTTTTAGTTCAGTTTCTGTATTGTTAAATGCTTTAAGATTAAAAGGCTTTAAGCCAGCAAAATAAAAAAAATAGATATGTTCTGATTAAAAGCCTATATTGCTTTTACCAATGTGGTAGGAATTCAATATAAAAATATTATTCAATGCTATTAATAAGGATAAGAAATCTTTCTAGGGATTTTTTATCCTTAATTTTTTTGTGCAAATGGATTAATCTAACGAAGTGCAGTAAAACTTTCTATAGCAGTAAAGAATTAATTTCTATTGTATATATGTTTCAATAAAGATTCTACACATAGATTATTGATATTTCAATAATCATATAGACTTTTGATGTAGCTTCAATAATGAAACATATATATAAGATTCATTTGAGTTTCTACATTTAATTTAAATACCGTAATCAAAATAAAGGTATTTTCTTTATTAGGTCATATATATAACGGTGGTGGTTTTAATTGTCAATTTTACTAGAGGATAATTGGCTTTGAAATGCAGATAATATATCTTGGATTAAATAATATTTTAGGAGGAAACAACTATGCAAATAACAATGAACATGCCAACGATGTCACTAATGGCAAATGGAAACCCACATCAAGAATGTATTGATGCATGTATGAAATGCACTCAAATATGCCAAGAATGTATTACCTTATGTCTTCAAGAAGCAGATTTGTTAAGATCAAGAGCAAATTGTATTAAAACTCTTCAAGATTGCGCTGAAATTTGCTCTACAGCAGCTTGTTTTATGTCTAGGGGAAGTGGAAGCATAAGAGAAATATGTGATACTTGCGCTACAATTTGCGAAAGATGTGCTACAGAATGTAGTATATTTAAGGATGCTCATTGTCAATCTTGTGCAGATACCTGTTCTATGTGTGCTGATATGTGCAGAGACATGGCTAATATGTAGAACAAAAGTAGAAGGTATGGCAATAGTTACAAAGAGTTCGTTGCAAACCTCTCTGAGAAATAAAAAAAGAGCGGATTAAAGCAAAACCATTTTGTTAATTAAATGACTTTGCCACTTTGATCCGTTCTTTTTATTAAGTAATACTTATATTTAACTTTACAACCATTTGAAGAGGCGCTTCTTGCTATTTAATTTTGCAGCAGCTTTAAGTGGTGCTTACTACTATTAAACCTTGTAATAGCAGGAAGAGGTATTTCCTATTATTCAACTTGACAACAACTTGGTGTTTTATTACCTGCTACAGTAGTCGAAGTTGTTGAAGTTGAAGAAGTATTTGATTCAGCGGTAGTGTCTAGATTATCAACAACCTTGATAACTCCGCTTATCATACCCATCCAGCAGCTAAAGTTTATATCTTCGTTGCCTGGGGTGAATTCTATAACGTTCTCACCTTTTTGCAATTTCTTTTGTAGATTTAATGCCTTAGAAACAACAGCATTATTACAAGAGTTTAATTGCTCGCCTTTTATTATCCATTTTACAGGTATTCCTTTTTGAATATAGAGAACATTAGGGCTATAACCTCTATTATTTGCAGTCATAGTAATTGTTTGTACTCCATTCTCTACTACTGCTGAATTATTTTTATTGGTATTACTATTATTGTTACTGCCACTTTTCTTTGAAGAGTCCGTTGAGTTTTCCTTTGATGAAGCTACAGAACTCGTAGTTGATTTCATTGGATGTATATTTACACCAGCAAGAATTAAGCCTCTGCTTCCCATAATAAGACCTAAAGCCATTACAAGAACTCCGCTGAACTTAAGTATATTCTTTGTATAGTTCTTGCTTAATAACCCAGATAAAGCTCCAAAGGTCAACATAAGAGGTACAGTTCCAATGGAGAACAAGAACATTGATAAAGCACCTTTAGAGGCACTACCTGAGGCTAAGGCAAAAAGCTGCATAGTTTGAAGAGGTCCGCATGGCATAAGTCCATTTAAAATTCCTACTACAAAGGAAGATTTAAATTTATGTTTAAATTTACAAGCTGAGTAAGGTAGTTTTAGATTGATTTTTCTAAATAGACTAAAGCCAGTCATATTTAATCCCATTATAAGCATAAATACTCCTGCAAGTATCTGCATAACAGCTTGTGCAGTAAGTGATAATGAAAAAACAGAGCCAAGAGCACCAACTATTCCTCCAAGAAGGGTGTAAGAAATAACTCTTCCAAGGTTATATAGTAGAGCTGGTTTAATTGCATCAAATTTACTTTGACTTTCCTTTCCTAAGCTTTGTGAAAGCATGATTCCACCGCACATACCAACACAGTGAATAGAAGTCAGAACCCCTACCATAAAGATTACAGCATAGGAACCAGCATTAAGCTTTTCTTCCATATCAAAACCGCTAGTATTAAATCCAAGGATTACGATAGCAGCCACAATGATTAAGATACCTATAAAGGTGAAACTTTTCGGTTTTTGTACAGTATAGCCAGCTTTTTCTATAGCTTCACAAATTTTTTCACCATTGCAATAAGAATCATCATACAGAACTTCTACTATTTGTTTACTATAATCGGCTTTGGCATTTTCTACACCAGTTAATTTTTTAATTGATTTTTCTACTCGGTTTTCACAAGAGGTACA is a window encoding:
- a CDS encoding heavy metal translocating P-type ATPase, translating into MDKSFKIEGMTCAACAKAVERVSKKLPGVTEASVNFATEKLNISFEDSKVSVPDIQAAIEKAGYKAIIESKKKTLNIEGMTCAACAKNIERVTKKLDGVIESEVNFATEKLNISYDSSKVRVSEIKKVIEKAGYKAIEEETSVDTDKERKEKEIKLLWRKFVMAAVFTVPLLIITMGHMFGYLIGFNLPQFIDPMINPKTFAIVQIVLCLPVMVAGYKFFTVGFKSLIRRSPNMDSLIAMGTSAAFFYGIYATFEIFRGNIDYAYDLYFESAAVIITLISLGKYLEAVTKGKTSEAIKTLMGLAPKTAIVLRDGKEIETAIEEVEVGDIIIVKPGERMPVDGEVIEGITSVDESMLTGESIPVEKTIGDKIIGASINKNGTIKYKATKVGKDTALAQIIKLVEDAQGSKAPIAKMADIISGYFVPVVMAIALLSALGWYFIGEETGIFALTIFISVLVIACPCALGLATPTAIMVGTGKGAEYGVLIKSGIALETSHKINTIVFDKTGTITEGKPVVTDVITAENIDEKYLLQLAASAEKGSEHPLGEAIVKGAEEMGLEILKLDFFKAIPGHGIEVKIDGKDILLGNRKLMVDRNISFDNLEEKSHSLANEGKTPMYVAIDNKIAGIVAVADTVKENSKKAIEKLHKMGIEVAMLTGDNKKTAEAIAKQVGIDRILAEVLPQDKANEVKKIQGEGKKVAMVGDGINDAPALAQADIGIAIGSGTDVAMESADIVLMRSDLMDVPTAIELSKKTILNIKENLAWAFGYNILGIPVAMGILYIFGGPLLNPIIAAAAMSFSSVSVLLNALRLKGFKPAK
- a CDS encoding phosphotransferase; this translates as MENSLGKLIGSGGTADVYEWTNNEVIKVFKPYVHTEVIENEEYIGRMLNETKLGIPRYIKTIELNNTLAIVYERAYGRTLAEILIETTDKSNIAANFARVHYEINQCYIDNLPTQNSMFHWRISRMRNNLEKDIKKVEELINSIPIENKLCHGDFHPLNILVDCDKYIILDWNGCCSGNPMLDVGWSYLTLNSPSIEAIYGENMANITKEFSNEYLKYYCQYANIDKHEILKYLPLAAIRRLDDNLSCETDNSKYENNWLKNVIFENL
- a CDS encoding four-helix bundle copper-binding protein, producing the protein MQITMNMPTMSLMANGNPHQECIDACMKCTQICQECITLCLQEADLLRSRANCIKTLQDCAEICSTAACFMSRGSGSIREICDTCATICERCATECSIFKDAHCQSCADTCSMCADMCRDMANM